The Polypterus senegalus isolate Bchr_013 chromosome 10, ASM1683550v1, whole genome shotgun sequence genomic interval ctggtgtctgtccCCGCccccctggacccgcctcttcctgcccggCCTGTACTTAGGTGGGATCAGCCGCTTTGAGACTCAGGTGTAGAAGGACGTGTTTCTGGCCCTTTTTAATGCGTTGGTTTATTTTCAATTCTACGGCGGTGTCTGTTGCCTGCGGGGGCCCCAAACGTTTGCGCTTGAAGGTGTTTTTCGTTACGGGGTCCGTAGCGCATTCCGTAAAATGTTGGGATGAGGCAATTTAGTAGCActaatgagttaaaaaaataataatgaggaTAAGAGTAGAAAAAGCTGATTGTCATTGTGGTCCACCCAGGAAAGGCCCAGGCCTTTGGGAGCAAAAGGGGGGCTTGATGATCACAAGAAATGTGTGAGAAAATCACAGCCCAGTTTAAAAAGATCGACTGGAAGGAATCTGGAAATTTCAGCCTCAAAAGTGCAAGATATAATAAAAAGATTCAAGAAATCTGGAAAAACCTTAGTGTGTAGAGCAGAAGGGCTCAAGTCTAAGCTGAGGGTCTTCATCGAGGACCACCACTCATCAATAAGTGATGGAACCTCAGGAGGTCTTCATCAAGTGCCATCCACAAATGACGTTTTAGGGCTGTGCTGCACCAAAAGGAAGCCACATGTTTAGTGTTCAGACGTGCCAGCGACTTCTCTGAGCTCGGAGGGCATCTGGGATGGACCCTCGCACTGCGGACGCCTGCATTGTGGTCGGACAAATCAGCATCTGAAGTCTTCTTTAGAAGAGAGGCACACAGTGACCTCTGAAGCAAAGACGAAACGGACCATCCAGACTGCCACCAGCATCTGTGACTACGTGGGGTTGTGTCAGCGCCCACGGCAAGGGGACCTCGCACTTCTGGCCATGGGGCAGCAGATGCCACCTTGAGGATGCCATCTTCTCTGTGGACGCCTGAGCACATTTCAGCAAGGCAATGCAAGACCCCACCATGTGTGCGCATTACAGACGCATGGCTGCCTGGGAAGACGGTGCGGGTGCTCATCTGGCCTACCCGCCTGCCTGCAGTCCTGGGGCGTCCCCAGTCGAGGATGTGGGGGTTTATAATGTAAAATGTGACAAGGAAGACCCCATACTGGGGCCCATCTAAAGATATTTTTTGCCAGGTCAGATtgggggagcctgcactggtacagctcattgctgcacccaccacatgactaaAGAGctcgagatcctggttggcatccACCCCAGGCACACGTGTGGTCCAGTCGCATGGAagtgaccctctgtctgccgcagcccggtgttatgtgggtgtccccttggcctggcttCAACAATGAGCCCTCGGGTAATCGccccacatggccatagtgctgtaactgacgcccCCCCCaccatgcaggtcatgtgcctcattggggactccatgagcaacacaaagtcacaccagcgggacccaaggaccctctgaagagactcACATGaagtagtccagtcttcatctcaggtcactgatgGCCattcatgtctcacaaacaggaggCCCCAGGACTCTCAAGACTTGCACCTTCGTCCGTTTgtgtcacacacccctttaaagtgacctcatgaccccccatgctctcccaatccatctactgacttcataggaagagtcaccagagtcacatgaatgtcaccacCAAGGTCAGTAAACCtttcaatgacgaggtcgacgcTCTCTGCAGACAGACCCCCTGCTGTGCCCAGGTGGTCACCTGAAACACTCAACAAACTGGCACCTTCAGTCACCCAAACGtcagtgttgtgagaaggaaagGCGTCGTTACAAAGTGGGGCAAGTAGGTAGCAGTGACGGGAAGGCTTTGGCCGTGACACTCCTGTTGCCCCTTTTTCCTTAGACTGCAGGACCGCGACGCCCCAAGTCTTCTGGTTGTTCCCATATTTAAGATGAAGGAGAGCCGTAACTGGCCAGGATCTCACCTGCAGACCACTTGATTTTGGGGTACCACGAGACCACTGGGCGTTCGTTTATTGTGATTTACTTTTGGTTGGACTTTTCTTTTAAAGTCTGCGTTAAGCGGGGACATTGGGCTGGTAGCTCACTGCTGTGACATTGTCTCCTTCTCCTCTGCATATTTTGTGATGATCCCGGCCGGGACCCCCAAAGAAAGGCAGGATGGGGGCAGGCAGCCAATTTGGGAcgctgcctcccccaggacgctagatggcgccTTCCCTGCAGCCTAGCGGtgcccacagggcaccatgggatctggagttcggcttcacagtcctgctgggtactgtgggtgctgccaggaggcgctgcagggagacttTCTACGGAGcccagaaggacagaagcacttccaggtccaggactatttaaaggactgctgtgagcCCAGCAAGTgagtcggagtcgggaggaagaagacgtaGAGGGGAGAATTGTGGGTGATTATTTACTCGAGGGCACCATATTTATAGAAGAAAAGAATTATGAATAGCTTTTTATACTTTTACCcggtgtcctggacgtctgtctgtcgGGTcagaggagcgacagcgccctctagtgtcacaaaaTTTCTATACAGTTTATATAGTGATGGACAATATGCAGAggtgggcatcctggctgggaaggAGGGTGGTTTCTTAACCAGATGGGATGCCAGCCCTATGCCACTCTAAGAAACGGGGCAAAAATACTCATCCTTGCCCAGAACAGAGGATATCAATGCCAGGAGGAATACACAGGTAACCCGGCTAGGTTAGATCCAGGAACAACACCAAGCCAGGAGGCTcgtataatggaaggactggggagaaCAATGGATTTGGTACGTTGCTTCCCCCAGAACGTTAGATGGCAACttccccagattcccacagggcactatgggactcgAGAGTTCTTTgtgtctcagccctgttgggcacTGTGGGTGCTGCCCAAATGTAAGAGTCAGATGGCATGGGGTCTCcgcctaacctggaagtgcttgctGACCACGTGGGCAGAatagcagaagcacttctgggttggccAATATGAAAGGACTTGGGTGGGATTGGGCAAAGCCCACCTGGGTGGTGCTGAAGAGAATTGTGGGAATTATGCTTTTGGACCTTTGCAGAAGGCATGTGTGAAAATAAATCCCCTTCATCTGAAAGGCACTGGGGTCTGTGAACTTGTGACTGGGGCTCTCTGGGGCCCCCTAGTggctcactatatatataaatgtattgatttatttcaaCGTCTACTCCAAGTCACACTGTTATATAATTATCTATTCTGTACGTATATCATCATGGCAGGTGGCCTGAAGCCTTGGCTGATGGCAATTCTCCTCCCGTCCAGGAGATGGCGCTGTgtattaagggtttttttttccttccactacAGAATAGGAGATTGAGGGTTTTCCACctgtgacgtcacttctggggtcGGTCTgcatggacccgcctcttcctcccagaatgccaCCATCTCGGAAGACTCGCTTTTCCATTTAcgtgcttttcttttttactttttacccaCAGGGTACCCCAAAGCCCTCACACTGTTTGTCTTCTCATTACTGGGCGCCGTCACACAACTTGAAGGGCCCAAGTGACTGCAGTTCTACCaccgctccaggggttggcgctgtgccCTAATGCCTTTCTCCCTGTGCTGACCGGTTGATTGACAGCAGGAACacctctgacttcacttcctgtctctgTCCACTTAGGCCCACCCCTTTCTGCCAGAAGGACCCCAGACTGGCAGCCCTGCCATCTTGAGACAGTCCTGACTCTGCAGTAACtgcattttcttttgaattttgctGCCACCAGTTATACAGGGTGAAGCACcttggcaccccaactctttattgttgcCCCGTCTTTCTGTTTCAATATTTACAGTCGGACACGAATCCTTCAGGGCCCTAATAAGGTCAGCAGTCCCACTCCACGCCAAGAGGGGGCGCCGCTGTTAACCCCTTCTCTCCTTTAGCTGTAGCCGCCGTTTCCCCACACGATACCTCAGGGTCAGGTTAGAATCGGCCGCTGCACACGTCTTACGGACACGAGGAGAACTCCACGCCGATGGCTTCATGAGGCAGGAGCAGGAACCTCCACACAGCCACGCCGCCCTTTGCACAATTTATTCAACATTTAGGTTCATCattctgcttttgttttgtttctcatcatTTGTACAAATATTCAACAATTATGAACGCTCAAAGGCAGCTCCGTCATCTCCGTGAAAGTCCTCACACCTCTCACCGGGCAGAACCCCAGACCACTGCGGGCCACTCGTCCCCTTGCTGAAGTGTGCGTCGTGACGGAGGTCGGCAGCTTTACCACCCACTCCACTCGCTGGGTTTCCTGCAGGGACATCCTTTAGGTTTCCTGGCCATCACAGTTTGACAGCAAATGAGACGATGAGACCCCGGAGACGAGCAGGGACTCCTGGTCAGAATGGAAGCCTCTCTTTGGACCCATAGATTCAGCCCCactcgacacacacacacacacacacacacacaccccgctGGCTCATCTATGGGCGAGTGACGTTTTAGACAAAAGCCACTTGTGTCACCCTCTGCACGTGGAGACGGCGTGACAGACGTCCATCTACGGTGTCGGGGCTCGGCGATGAACGTGACCAGAGCTTCCAAAACACAGCAAAGAGACCACACAGAGACGCTAAAGTGTAATTCATGGCTACACAGACTGGATATAAATAGAAAGAAAGGAATACGGGCGGGGGTCCTGGGGGGGCGGTGGGCGAGGGAGGGCAATGGGTGAGGGGGGGAGtgtgggtgagagagagagagagggagggagggggcAAAAGGGGACatcagcaagagagaaaaagaaagagaggagtggTCCATGGGTAGAGGGAAAGGGAGAAAGGGCAAGGGTGGGAGAGAAGAGCGAGAGGATGGGGCGAGAGACAGGGTGATGTCAGTTGTGCTCACTCAGATCCTTCTCCTCCAATCCCAGCCGTTCTTCATAAATGGAGGACGAGTGGTCACTCTAATGGCCACTGCACCAGCAGACCTCCATGTTTCTGTGTAGTGGCTGGGGGTGTCAATGACCACTCGGCTAATTCAGGAATCACCTGGTGGAGTAACAGAATGGGAGACGTGAGGAGGACTGAAGATGGCCGTGAGGTGGACTCGATTCATACACTGACTGAATAAAGGGGGCATCCCCAGGTTCATCTATACAGGTACGGTGCCACATCCAGCTGTTCAAGATTGTTTGAGAAGGTTCAAAACTTAATCCCTTGCGAAGTTTAATATGAAAGACTGGAAGGGCGAGATCTCGGCCAGCCCAGGAGGGGGCAGCACTGAGTGATGGTGGCACGTCCTGATCACAGCTCCCGTATTTCTCGACTCCCCTCGCCCACTGAGAGTTCTTGACTGTGTGGCTCTCTACTGCCCCCTAACCCACATCTGAGCTCATCCCACACAGTGATACGGAGGACCAGGGAGCTGCCGTGGTGTTGCCTGTGTGCCCCCCAGtagctgccacctagcgttttGATCGTTCTGCATCTTTCACTTGCCACATGCATGaataaaaagagaagagaagctgCCAATGTGAGTTTAAGAGGACCCGCTATGCCCAAGATACTCATTTCGATGGGCACCTGCTTTACAATGGCAGCCCTGAAGGGAAGCATCCAATAAGACACAGGGTGGAATCAAGTGCCCGGTATGCCAGCCATTAGCCACGCCTCCAGGCTCGCTGCATCCACGTGGGCTCAGGCTCGTGCCGgagtgcgtgtgtctgtctgtgtgtgcacGCGCATAAGTGACCTTCAGGGAAAGCGGACCTTCAGTGGAACACCCCACCCATCAAAGCTCGAGAGCCTGGCGAGCCTCGGGTGGTCACCCGTCTGAGTGCATGGCGTCGATTCACGAgaagatattgaaaaaaaaaagtacagacaaaaaaaaaaaagaggaaaagaaggaAGTGGGGGGCGCTGGGGCGGGTTTGGAGGGGGACAACAGTCGCTCAAAAGATACACAACAGAATGCAATTTCAAAGTCACTCGTTCGTCCTGCAGAGAGTCCCGGCCGTGCCCGGCTCACATCACCGAGCAGCACTTGCATGGCTGCTTCTCCTTGCTGTTGAGCTCCCCGGCTGCCTGCTCGGCCTCGCACTTCTCCGCGCACTCCTCGTCCTTCGGCGCCTCTGCCGCGCTGCCGTTGGGTGGGTCCTGCTGCTCCTGCTTGCCGTCTTCGGCGCCCGTCTTCCCTTCCCCGTCCTCGATGACCACCAGCTCTGCCTTGATGGTGCCCTCCAGGCCCAGCACCTTCTTGGTTTCCGCCTCATCCTCCACGTTCTGGTAGCCCATGAAGACCATGGTGACCGGGTGCTCCTGGCTGGGGTTGTTGCCGTTACCAGCCTTCTGGGGGGTGCCGGTGGGTATGGCCTCGATGCCGGTGATCTCCTTCTTGGGAGTCTGGGATGTGCTCTTGCCATTCTTGACAATGGCTTCTCCATCCTTGGTGCTGATCACGTCGCTCATGGAGACTTCATCTGCTTTGTGGATCAGCTCCTCCACTTCGGTGGAACTGAGGAGGTGAACTCCATTTTCTACTGTCCCATCTGCGACGCGGACCTCGTGGACCACTAGGAAGCAAACAAGAGGAAgtctctttaagttcattttcttTCACATTGGTCCTCCACTAAATCCCTCCaatgttgctatttttttttacaaactgtgaaAAAGTATATGCCCCCTTGCTGATCCCCACTATTCCTGCCCATTTTATCCAAAGAATGTTTTCAACCACAACCTAATACTAAAGGACAAAATTCCCATGATGAATATTTTGTTGGCAATTTGACTGTAAATCTAGGGGAATTAAGTAAACAGTCAGCTGCTATTCGACTTGTTCCGctagggggaaattactttttcacaaagaggatttttttttcattaaataaattaagttcGTTTTAAGGGTTTAAACACTTTTATCTAACATTCGATTTCAGTTGAAGACCTGAAATACTCAAATGAGAAAAATCTGCAGAGAACACGTACCATTTATTATATATCGTGCCCTTCGTTAGTGACCAGCATCCCAGCTCACATCATTCATTTTGTTAAGATATTTCGATGTTTCCACCACTGACCAACAAAGTGACCAAACCAGGGTCACCTAGTGAGTTTATCGcccttttcatttatatagcgccttgcagtgAACGCCATGCCAATGTGCTTTTGTGGGCCATTTCAGTTGCTTCTGCACCTTTATGTTGTGAATGCTGGCAGGCGATTTAACTCAACTAAGGCCACACAGAGTTCACATCTGGGAATGATTTACACATTTctgagttatatagtgccttacaccaTGAACATCATACTGGTAAAATAATGAAACCAGTGGGTTAACTGAATCATTCTGACTGTCAGAGTCAGTAGCAGGGATGGTACACCGCAGTCTTTACAAGCTGGCGCATCATTCATGGGCCAGTGGCACCTGtgatttatatggcacctttcagaCTGAATACCCCACCGAGGTGAATTCGAGGCACTTTATAGCCATTTATACATTTGTATAACTAGAACGTGACGAAATTCAGATGGAGGGAATGCAAAATGATATTGAACTTCTCACCTTGGTGACAACAGAGCACTGAGCCCAACAAGATGGACAGTCCTATTCACCTCATCTCACCAAAATAATTGAGCTGTGAAGGTCtgtaaagtcctactctccaccaaactacttggtcatttattccacatCTCTAAGAGATTCTGTGTGAACATTTGTGTgaattttacccttaacaagtttccaaatgtgttctTGGTGAAAAGTCTCTTTTAACAGTAACAGCCGGGATCCGCTCTACAGATTCCCTTCCTCATTTTGTGTAGACGCCTCATATCGTATCGTCTTCTTCATCTCCATTTGCTCTAAAGCAGggagtgcccacactttttcggcttgcatgctacatttaaaatgaccaggtcgaaatgatctacctacattcaAAAtgctatctacagtggtgtgaaaaactatttgcccccttcacctctccagggtctcctcaccctgctccctactctaactatcgctacagatcacaatgtcatcagcaaacatcacagtccatggggactcctgtctaatgtcgtctgtcagcctgtccatcaccattggagataagaaaggactcagagctgatccctgatgtaatcccacctccatcactccaactgcagacctcaccacggtcacacctccctcgttcatatcctgtgccactctcatgtacttctgtgccactcccgacttccacatccaataccacagctcctctcactcaccctgtcatttgctttctcaggtccacaaagacacaatgcaactccttctgttcttctctctacttctccatcaacatcctcaaaacaaacatctcatctgtggtgctctttcttagcatgaaaccatcctgctgctcactaatcaattaaaataaattattgactCGAcggggagtggtggctctgaggctaagggtctGCACTGGCactcggaaggttgccagttcgaatcccgtaaatgccaatacaGACTCGgctctattgggcccttgagtaaggcggcccttaacctgcaatagctgagggctttgagtagtgagaaaagcactatatacagtggtgtgaaaaactatttgcccccttcctaatttcttattcttttgcatgtttgtcacacaaaatgtttctgatcatcaaacacatttaaccattagtcaaatataacacaagtaaacacaaaatgcagtttttaaatgatggtttttattatttagggagaaaaaaaaatccaaacctacatggccctgtgtgaaaaagtaattgcccccttgttcaaaaatcacctaactgtggtgtatcacacctgagttcaatttcctgattactgccacacctgtttcaatcaagaaatcacttcaataggagctgcctgacacagagaagtagaccaaaagcacctcaaaagctagacatcatgccaagatccaaagaaattcaggaacaaatgagaacagaagtaattgagatctatcagtctggtaaaggttataaagccatttctaaagctttgggactccagcgaaccacagtgagagccattatccacaaatggcaaaaacatggaacagtggtgaaccttcccaggagtggccggccgaccaaaattaccccaagagcgcagagacgactcatccgagaggtcacaaaagaccccaggacaacgtctaaagaactgcaggcctcacttgcctcaattaaggtcagtgttcacgactccaccataagaaagagactgggcaaaaacggcctgcatggcagatttccaagacgcaaaccactgttaagcaaaaagaacattagggctcgtctcaattttgctaagaaacatctcaatgattgccaagacttttgggaaaataccttgtggactgatgagacaaaagttgaacttttggaaggcaaatgtcccgttacatctggcgtaaaaggaacacagcatttcagaaaaagaacatcataccaacagtaaaatatggtggtggtagtgtgatggtctggggttgttttgctgcttcaggacctggaaggcttgctgtgatagatggaaccatgaattctactgtctaccaaaaatcctgaaggagaatgtccggccatctgttcgtcaactcaagctgaagcgatcttgggtgctgcaacaggacaatgacccaaaacacaccagcaaatccacctctgaatggctgaagaaaaacaaaatgaagactttggagtggcctagtcaaagtcctgacctgaatccaattgagatgctatgacctgcatgaccttaaaaaggcggttcatgctagaaaaccctcaaataaagctgaattacaacaattctgcaaagatgagtgggccaaaattcctccagagcgcagtaaaagactcattgcaagttatcgcaaacgcttgattgcagttattgctgctaagggtggcccaaccagttattaggttcagggggcaattgaggcagtgtggcagtaatcaggaaattgaactcaggtgtgatacaccacagttaggtgatttttgaacaagggggcaattactttttcacacaggaccatgtaggtttggattttatttctccctaaataataaaaaccatcatttaaaaactgcattttgtgtttacttgtgttgtatttgactaatggttaaatgtgtttgatgatcagaaacattttgtgtgacaaacatgcaaaagaataagaaattaggaagggggcaaatagtttttcacaccactgtacatatatatatatatatatatatatatatatatatatatatatatatatatacagacatacgcacacacgtatatatatatatatataaaacatgcgagctattactacccgtgatggtcagttctcagcagcccagccagtagtgtagcctgcctggctgctgcagcctagcacttcagtcgcgactcattaactttggtcaaggctcgtttCAGTGTCATGCCCAGGGTATCAAGAAGCTGATGTcacagctgcaactatactagcagatgatgtttccgGTAGTGTAATGCCACAAGCAAAAgcacttttgtcagaaggcggaagtgagaaaagtcaataagtaacgccgaagatgcagaatgattgaATCACTAACGATAGTAATCAtgttgtacaagttcagtgctaactcggatctgtcatgcgggccgcgtgtttgacatgcccgtgctatataacctaaaatcCTATTCATTTTCATTGCCAATTTAATCAGGTCACCATTCAATTTCCTTTCGGCTACTCTCCATGGTGCTGAATCAGACCAGTTCCCCTCTGCAGTCCAAAGTCCTAAATCAGCTCAATTGCTTTTCTCTAATTCTGCTTTGtctgttttgtaatatggagaccaaaactgcacacagcactccagacagaaggcctcactagtgtgttgcATTAACTAAGGATAGCCTGACTTGACTTGCACTGCATACATAGGGGGCGCTATATAATCTAGCATAAACCCGCCCACCTCTCAATTTCCATTTGGTTCAGCTTCTTCGGTCCTTCCTCGTCAGTTGTTGTTTGcggtcctgaatcagcctagctGTTCtcttctggactttctctagtgctgctatgtctttttgtaatatggagaccaaagctgtaaacagaactgcagatgaggcctcaacTATTGCTTTGAATAGCTTAAGCATAACCACCTTTGACATCATGGATGCCATACAACTGTCTGAATAGCTCCCATCCACTTCAGTCATACCACCTTTTAGCTTCTTTTTGATTGAACTCTAAAGGTTCACATCTTTCAgtctttctttcctcagtcaCTCTCCATTGTTCTGAATTATTCCACACTTTCTCTCcactggactttctcttgtgctgctttgtctgCACTCAGATTTCCAGATGAGGCCCCGTTAGGGTGTCACATAGCTTACGAATATCTTCTTCTACCCACATAAGggacgctatataacctaacttcCCATGAATCTTCACTACCACTTCTGCCCAGTTCAACCTGGTcacttttcaatttacatttagTTCTGCTCCTCCAGTCTTTCCTCCTCAGTTGCTtgcctttgtcttttttgtaatacggAGAGCGAAACTGCACACAGTTTTGTAGATGGGGCTACACTAGTAAGGCGGAGAACATAAGGATAACCTCCATtgccttgtactccacacattaggCCACCATATAACCTAATATCCTATTAACCCCTTCTGTCCAATTCCATCAGGTCACTGCTCAATTTCAATTTGGTTACTCTCCATGGTGCTGAATCGCCCAGTTCCCTTCTACGGTCCCGAGTCCGTGCAGCTGCTGTCCAAAGTCCTCAATCAGCccaattgctcttctctggacatctCCTAATTCTGCTTGGTCTGTTTTGCAATATGGCGACCACAATTCTACCCAGTACTCCAAAGACAAGGcctgaggcctcactagtgtctCACATTAATTAAGGAAAACCTGACTTGACTTGCACCAAACACATagggggcgctatataacctaatgtCTTATTAATTCTCATAACGCAATCATCAGGTCACCTCTCAGTTTCCATTTAGTTCTGCTCCTTCCGTCTTTCTTCCTCAGTTGCTCTCCGTGGTCCTGTAATCAGCCCAGTTGctgttctctggactttctcgTTTGATGCTATGTCTGTtttataatatggagaccaaaactgcacagagtacTGCAGATTAGGCTTCACTAATAATGTGGGTAGCTTAAGGACATCCTCTGCTAACACGTAAtctacacatcagggcgctatataacctaacattgtgtTAGTCTCACAGTAGTTCCTctccacttcaatcatgtcacctcttaggcTTCATTTGCTTTTAAGACTCCTTTTCCTCCTCAGTGGCTCTCCGTGGTCCTGAATCAACCTTGTGTAGCTGCCCTCCATAGTCTTAAATCAGCACAACTGctgttctctggactttctcgtgtgctgttatgtcttttttttttttgtaatatggagaccaaaaccacACAAAgtgtaaaatatcattttaagtttaattttggttCCTTTTGTTATGTGCTAAGCCCAGATGGGGTGGGGGCACCTCTGGTGTTGGATCTGGGTGATTGCGGTGCACCACAGGACCACTGCTGAAGCACAAGGGCACCCTGGAGGACTTCTAAACACACCGAAGTGCACATTCGATGTGGAACCACCAGCCCCATCCCCTAAATTTAatataagaagaagaaaagaaaggaactCCCTAAAATGGGATACAACAGCCCAACTGACAGAGAGGGTCCATGGGGTCTTCACCTGTTTGTTCCTCTCTGTGCCACGTAAAGCACCCACCCAAACTCTTCAGAAAGCAATGCAGCAGCTCCCAGAAAAGTCGCTTCAGAGAGAGACGCACTGAGAGCGCCCCCTAGCAGCTTACATTTGTCACCACCCCAGCAAAGGTAAAGCATTCATCAAGCGGTTTCATCATGCGGTGGACAAAGCGGGAATCTTGAGGGTGCACTGGGAGAAGTGGGGCCAGTGGATTCTGAAGCATTTCCAGACGCCCTCCAGTGAGACCTTGAGCAGATGAAGATGCCACCCAAAAATGGCCTAAACTGCATGCTGCCACATCTTACAAAGCAGAGTTGGGTGAATTGCTGTGTGCAGAGGGGAAAGAGGGTCATACCTGTGCCTCTAATGGAGCgttgttaagatttgcat includes:
- the palm1a gene encoding paralemmin 1a isoform X2, which gives rise to MELTDTLIQQERLQAITEKRKRQTEIENKRRQLEDERRQLQYLKSKALRERWLLDGAPSSTSVEDEALKKQMQEDEAKTKSLEETIQRLEQELEELESGVSATSTKENLSEAAKEETGKTGDGVSNTPVGSTKVVHEVRVADGTVENGVHLLSSTEVEELIHKADEVSMSDVISTKDGEAIVKNGKSTSQTPKKEITGIEAIPTGTPQKAGNGNNPSQEHPVTMVFMGYQNVEDEAETKKVLGLEGTIKAELVVIEDGEGKTGAEDGKQEQQDPPNGSAAEAPKDEECAEKCEAEQAAGELNSKEKQPCKCCSVM